One genomic region from Prunus persica cultivar Lovell chromosome G3, Prunus_persica_NCBIv2, whole genome shotgun sequence encodes:
- the LOC109948051 gene encoding uncharacterized protein LOC109948051 → MQQPPGFEDSAHPHHVCRLLKSLYGLKQAPRAWNERFTTHLLTLGFVQSLADTSLFIRVSGSDLLVLLLYVDDIILTGNNSVLIQQTITALSREFDMKDLGQLTYFLGLQVQYTSTGIHVNQSKYAADLLLKAGMTQCKPCSTPCLPTAKLLKFDGTPLSDPTVYRSLVGGLQYLTFSRPDIAFAVNTLCQFMHTPTDSHFAAVKRVLRYLAGTLTHGIHFTSGDVHLQAYSDADWAGDVNDRRSTTGSVVFLGNNPISWCAKKQNTVSRSSTEAEYRALAITSAELSWLHQLLRDLHVFLDRPPVLWCDNISALALASNPVFHARTKHIEIDFHFIRERVTRGDMLVSHIPSSNQLADIFTKGLHTSQFSYLRDNLMLSPPSISLRGDVSLQPKLPE, encoded by the coding sequence ATGCAACAGCCCCCTGGTTTTGAAGATTCTGCTCATCCTCATCATGTGTGCCGCTTATTGAAGTCCCTTTATGGGTTGAAACAAGCTCCTCGGGCTTGGAATGAGCGTTTCACTACTCACTTGCTCACCCTTGGTTTTGTTCAATCCTTGGCTGATACATCTCTGTTTATTCGCGTATCTGGGAGTGATCTTCTTGTTCTCCTCTTATATGTCGATGATATCATCTTGACTGGGAATAATAGTGTCTTGATTCAGCAGACCATTACAGCTCTCAGTCGTGAATTTGATATGAAGGATCTCGGCCAATTAACTTATTTTCTGGGACTCCAAGTTCAGTATACTTCCACCGGCATTCATGTTAATCAATCCAAATATGCGGCTGATCTTCTTCTTAAAGCTGGTATGACTCAATGCAAGCCTTGTTCTACACCCTGTTTACCTACAGCAAAGTTACTCAAGTTTGATGGCACCCCTCTTTCGGATCCTACTGTCTATAGAAGTCTAGTGGGAGGGCTTCAATATCTTACCTTCAGCAGACCTGATATTGCTTTTGCCGTGAACACTCTTTGCCAGTTTATGCATACTCCTACAGATTCACATTTTGCTGCTGTCAAACGTGTGCTGCGCTATTTGGCTGGTACTCTGACTCATGGCATTCATTTCACCTCTGGTGATGTGCATTTGCAAGCATATTCTGATGCAGACTGGGCAGGTGATGTCAATGATCGTCGGTCCACGACAGGGTCTGTTGTCTTTCTCGGCAATAATCCTATCTCTTGGTGTGCTAAGAAGCAGAACACTGTCTCTCGTTCCTCGACTGAGGCAGAATACAGGGCTCTTGCTATCACTTCCGCTGAGTTATCCTGGCTTCACCAACTTCTACGTGATCTTCATGTCTTTCTTGATCGTCCCCCTGTTCTTTGGTGTGACAATATTTCGGCTTTAGCCCTTGCTAGCAATCCTGTGTTTCATGCGCGCACTAAGCACATTGAGATCGACTTCCACTTTATCCGTGAGCGTGTTACTAGGGGCGATATGCTGGTTTCTCATATTCCTAGTAGTAATCAACTGGCCGATATATTCACTAAAGGGCTGCATACTTCTCAGTTTTCGTATCTTCGAGACAACCTAATGCTTAGTCCCCCAAGCATTAGCTTGAGGGGGGATGTTAGTCTACAACCCAAATTGCCAGAATGA